The uncultured Desulfuromonas sp. genome has a segment encoding these proteins:
- the ltrA gene encoding group II intron reverse transcriptase/maturase: MAKIYYSLYDRLLHEQRLLRAYAKIRSNKGKAGIDGQSVEDFADHLPEEIAALVGELKDKSYRPKPVRRVEIPKPDGGVRRLGIPTVRDRVVQQALLDILQPIFDPDFHPSSYGYRPGRSAHQAIAKASLFIRRYQRRWVVDMDLSKCFDTLDHDQIIQSIRRRVTDGSILGLIRLFLQSGNMTQDGWQASEQGSPQGGVISPLIANVYLDAFDQHMKNRGHRIVRYADDILILCGSRSGAENAFNVARNYLEETLHLRVNERKSRIVHSSEGVPYLGVIITSRYTRIQSEKVRQFKAKVKRITRRNTPVNLAKVIHDLNPVLRGFTNYFRVANCREQFRKLSRWIRRRLRAKQLTLWKKPQRLHRRLRQLGYQGEFKAIKMNSWRNAASNLANYAMPNIWFAKQGLFDLSRVETGYLPQSY, translated from the coding sequence ATGGCGAAAATTTACTACAGTCTCTACGACCGGCTGTTACACGAACAGAGACTACTTCGGGCATACGCGAAAATCAGGTCCAACAAAGGCAAGGCCGGAATCGACGGCCAGAGCGTAGAGGACTTTGCCGACCACCTGCCGGAAGAAATCGCCGCCCTTGTGGGCGAACTCAAGGACAAGAGCTATCGACCAAAGCCAGTGAGGCGGGTAGAAATCCCCAAGCCTGACGGCGGCGTCCGCCGGCTCGGAATCCCGACGGTTCGTGACCGTGTCGTCCAGCAGGCACTGCTGGACATCTTGCAGCCGATCTTTGATCCTGACTTTCATCCGTCCAGCTACGGTTATCGTCCGGGCCGCAGTGCCCATCAGGCGATCGCCAAAGCCAGCCTGTTTATCAGGCGCTACCAACGGCGCTGGGTGGTGGACATGGACCTGTCGAAATGCTTCGACACCCTAGACCATGACCAGATCATCCAGAGCATTCGTCGCCGGGTGACCGATGGAAGCATACTGGGATTAATTCGGCTGTTTCTGCAAAGCGGGAACATGACGCAAGACGGCTGGCAAGCAAGCGAACAAGGGAGCCCCCAAGGCGGGGTGATCAGTCCGCTAATCGCCAACGTCTACCTCGACGCCTTCGACCAGCACATGAAAAACCGAGGGCATCGAATCGTCCGCTACGCGGACGATATCCTGATCCTGTGTGGATCAAGAAGCGGGGCGGAAAACGCCTTCAACGTGGCAAGAAACTATCTGGAAGAAACCCTTCACCTGAGGGTCAACGAACGCAAGAGCCGGATTGTTCACAGCAGCGAAGGCGTACCCTATCTCGGAGTCATCATCACGAGCCGGTACACACGCATACAGAGCGAGAAGGTTCGACAGTTCAAAGCCAAGGTGAAGCGGATCACCCGGCGCAATACACCAGTCAATCTGGCCAAGGTCATCCACGACCTGAACCCGGTACTGCGTGGATTCACCAACTACTTCCGGGTAGCCAACTGCCGCGAGCAGTTCAGAAAACTGTCCCGGTGGATTCGCCGACGCCTGCGAGCCAAGCAGCTGACACTGTGGAAAAAGCCGCAACGGCTCCACCGCAGACTCCGGCAGCTAGGCTATCAGGGCGAGTTCAAGGCCATCAAAATGAACTCATGGCGCAATGCCGCCAGCAACCTGGCCAACTATGCAATGCCGAACATCTGGTTTGCAAAGCAGGGACTTTTTGATCTAAGCAGAGTAGAGACGGGCTATCTGCCTCAGAGCTATTAG
- a CDS encoding FtsX-like permease family protein, protein MIDAVIGLRNLGRNRRRTLLTGSLVAFGVVCLIVFQSLKVGMHEQMIVSTTSLDNGILQIHASDYRPNRSLLQPINNSAALLDRLDQHHILYAERLKTAALLLAGPQSSMLSISGIIPEHEARVTQISERMIEGAYLGQTNTIVLSQALCHALSLSLNDQVTVMAQDSAGQPALAKLTIIGMYSTGLTSFDTTHAYVPLATLQQLVKASHLISEISIHAPLDHQTEIETHLRPLLEQGQQITSWQETLPDLVQLIELNETTMAILIVIVFILVGMGILNTMTMITYERFEEFGLLAALGYPPAGVIRMVLSEALFLGTAAAFLGGLMGWIICLWLGQHGLDLSQFTSNNQYFTNAHILYPQVCWSDMVAAFLLAALTCLFSGLFPAWKASRLNPVEALRHI, encoded by the coding sequence ATGATCGATGCTGTTATCGGGTTGAGAAATCTCGGGCGGAATCGTCGTCGCACCCTGCTCACCGGCAGCCTCGTCGCTTTCGGCGTGGTTTGCCTGATTGTGTTCCAATCGTTAAAGGTGGGCATGCATGAGCAGATGATTGTTTCAACGACCTCTCTGGACAACGGTATTTTGCAGATACATGCCTCGGACTATCGTCCCAACCGATCCTTGCTACAACCTATCAACAATTCAGCCGCCCTGCTTGATCGCCTCGATCAGCACCATATTCTCTATGCTGAACGCCTGAAAACAGCCGCTCTGCTGTTAGCCGGACCACAGAGCAGCATGCTCTCCATCAGCGGTATCATTCCTGAACATGAAGCCCGGGTAACCCAGATCTCTGAGCGGATGATTGAAGGCGCCTATCTCGGACAAACCAATACCATTGTTCTTTCACAGGCGTTGTGTCACGCCCTGTCTCTCTCGTTAAACGACCAGGTGACGGTCATGGCTCAGGACAGCGCCGGTCAGCCTGCTTTGGCTAAATTGACCATTATCGGCATGTATTCAACGGGTCTGACAAGTTTTGACACCACCCATGCCTATGTGCCATTAGCAACCTTGCAGCAACTGGTAAAAGCGTCTCATCTGATCAGTGAAATCAGTATCCACGCACCGCTTGATCACCAAACGGAAATCGAGACGCATCTGCGCCCCTTGCTGGAGCAGGGCCAGCAGATAACATCGTGGCAGGAAACTCTGCCCGATCTTGTCCAACTGATTGAGCTCAACGAGACCACCATGGCGATTTTGATTGTTATTGTGTTTATTCTGGTGGGGATGGGTATTCTCAATACCATGACTATGATTACATACGAACGTTTTGAGGAGTTCGGTTTATTGGCCGCTTTGGGCTACCCGCCGGCGGGTGTCATAAGGATGGTGTTATCGGAAGCGCTTTTCCTGGGAACAGCAGCAGCATTCCTTGGCGGATTGATGGGCTGGATCATCTGCTTGTGGTTGGGACAACATGGCCTTGATCTGAGTCAATTTACCAGCAATAATCAATATTTCACCAATGCCCACATTCTTTACCCGCAAGTGTGCTGGTCGGATATGGTGGCGGCATTTCTTCTTGCAGCGCTGACGTGTCTTTTCTCCGGATTGTTTCCCGCCTGGAAAGCCTCGCGACTCAACCCGGTGGAGGCCTTGCGCCATATCTAA
- a CDS encoding IS4 family transposase: protein MKNSTPIFPGFHLQTLRRKPRTPQQKLAAELAVLKEKSFKQVGEIFERFIPYNLLKPARSGVMSRRRLFSKENTFWAFFSQVLDSDGGCKEVIRKLQSYASIKGSKIPSSSTASYCTARKKLDEDMLCEIFEHTANQLDQFPESGLLANRRVIVVDGTGVSMPDTQANQHLWPQSSLLKAGCSFPSARICACFSLQSGALLSYEIGNKKTNELPLLRKQWRTFRPGDIFLGDKGFCSYFDIAELRKQKVDSVLTLARRAPVRATKCLKEFGENDRLITWERPKYMKRLSYSREQWELLPDELMLRQIKVAVQYPGFRTQSFYIITTLLDPIKYPAQSIAKLYYKRWDVELFFRDIKTTMGMDVLRCRTPEMIRKEIMMYFIAYNCIRRLMYEAAEEADIDVRVVSFKGSLQALRSWEAHLNQVQISKMERYRLVSDLYAAMTNVPIRQRPGRSEPRCIKRRPKNYQRMTAPRHEIEVIPHRNQYRATQA from the coding sequence ATGAAGAATTCAACGCCTATATTCCCTGGATTTCACCTGCAAACATTACGACGTAAACCACGCACACCACAACAGAAACTTGCTGCTGAGTTAGCTGTATTAAAAGAAAAGTCGTTTAAGCAGGTTGGTGAAATCTTTGAACGATTTATCCCCTATAACCTGCTAAAACCTGCAAGATCCGGTGTCATGAGTCGCAGAAGGCTTTTCTCCAAAGAGAACACATTCTGGGCTTTTTTTAGCCAAGTGTTGGATTCAGACGGTGGTTGCAAAGAAGTGATTCGGAAGTTGCAGTCCTATGCTTCCATAAAGGGTAGCAAGATCCCCTCGTCGTCGACAGCTTCGTATTGTACGGCTCGCAAAAAGCTCGATGAAGACATGCTCTGTGAGATATTTGAGCATACAGCTAATCAACTTGATCAGTTCCCAGAATCCGGCCTGCTTGCAAATCGGCGCGTGATTGTTGTTGATGGAACGGGTGTGAGTATGCCGGATACCCAGGCTAATCAGCACTTATGGCCTCAGTCTTCTCTGCTCAAAGCAGGCTGCAGCTTCCCATCAGCCCGCATCTGCGCCTGCTTTTCATTGCAAAGCGGAGCGTTGCTCAGCTATGAGATTGGCAACAAAAAGACAAATGAACTGCCCCTGTTACGTAAGCAGTGGAGAACATTCAGACCCGGAGATATTTTCCTAGGAGACAAAGGATTTTGTAGCTATTTCGATATCGCCGAGTTGAGGAAACAGAAGGTGGACAGCGTTCTCACGCTGGCGCGAAGAGCACCCGTCAGGGCAACAAAATGCCTTAAAGAATTTGGGGAAAATGATCGCTTGATCACATGGGAACGACCAAAATATATGAAGAGATTATCCTACTCAAGAGAGCAGTGGGAACTCTTGCCTGATGAGCTAATGTTGCGTCAAATCAAGGTGGCGGTCCAATATCCAGGATTTAGAACGCAGAGCTTTTACATCATCACGACTTTGCTTGACCCTATAAAATACCCAGCGCAATCGATCGCGAAACTCTATTACAAGCGATGGGATGTTGAACTGTTTTTCCGTGACATAAAAACAACTATGGGCATGGATGTTTTGCGTTGCCGAACGCCTGAGATGATCCGCAAAGAGATCATGATGTATTTTATCGCCTACAACTGCATCCGCAGGTTGATGTATGAGGCGGCAGAAGAGGCCGATATTGATGTTCGCGTTGTCAGCTTTAAAGGGAGTTTACAGGCTTTACGTAGCTGGGAAGCGCACCTGAATCAGGTGCAAATCAGCAAGATGGAACGCTACCGGCTCGTTAGTGATTTGTACGCTGCAATGACCAATGTCCCAATTAGGCAAAGGCCGGGCAGGAGTGAACCTCGATGTATAAAACGACGACCTAAAAATTACCAACGAATGACGGCACCAAGACACGAAATAGAGGTGATTCCTCATCGTAACCAATATCGTGCTACACAGGCTTAA
- a CDS encoding carbonic anhydrase, whose product MNFWVCVGRYVMLSVVLISVTISSSWATGHHDEVSSEHKIAHEAVAKGKPSADEAIKMLQQGNKRFVTGTAIYPHTNSARIIQAGREDQGDHAYATVITCSDSRVPVELIFDAGIMDIFVIRVAGNVVDVDEAGSIEYGLSHVNTPVLVVLGHTQCGAVTAVTAAMTGHGHALECNIPPLVDNIRPAVQKSLDDYPGAPTRDIIRFAIEENIWQGIRELFMRSPSTRELVKNGQAKVVGAIYNVGTGKVKWLPQDKTIAILHEVENDPEKTKATVVH is encoded by the coding sequence ATGAACTTTTGGGTATGTGTCGGCCGTTACGTGATGTTGTCGGTGGTGTTGATCTCTGTGACAATATCATCGAGTTGGGCCACAGGTCATCATGACGAAGTGTCCAGTGAGCATAAAATAGCACATGAGGCTGTTGCCAAAGGCAAACCGTCAGCGGATGAAGCGATTAAAATGCTGCAGCAGGGCAACAAACGTTTTGTGACCGGCACCGCGATTTATCCCCATACGAACTCTGCCCGTATTATTCAGGCGGGTCGTGAAGATCAGGGCGACCATGCCTATGCCACGGTCATTACCTGCTCGGACTCCCGGGTGCCGGTGGAGTTGATTTTTGATGCCGGGATTATGGACATCTTTGTCATTCGCGTGGCCGGTAATGTGGTTGATGTCGATGAAGCCGGTTCCATCGAATATGGCTTATCGCATGTGAACACGCCGGTACTGGTGGTTCTTGGTCATACGCAATGTGGTGCGGTAACCGCAGTCACTGCGGCAATGACGGGACATGGCCATGCACTTGAGTGCAATATTCCACCTCTGGTGGACAATATCCGGCCGGCTGTACAAAAAAGTCTGGACGATTATCCCGGCGCACCGACACGGGATATCATTCGCTTCGCTATTGAGGAAAATATCTGGCAGGGGATTCGTGAGTTGTTCATGCGCAGTCCTTCGACGCGCGAACTGGTAAAAAATGGTCAGGCGAAAGTGGTTGGGGCCATTTATAATGTCGGTACCGGCAAGGTCAAGTGGCTGCCTCAGGATAAAACCATCGCGATTTTGCATGAGGTGGAAAACGACCCTGAGAAAACAAAAGCAACCGTGGTGCATTAA
- a CDS encoding tetratricopeptide repeat protein — protein MKILRLLTSIVLLTVAIGTLNGCTRPGEDEFNKGIEAQRDNQLEQAKELFHTALSKDPSLAEAHINLGYVYLREKNYDKAWEETTVGLEKIKESHKTIVMGQTWQDQAALAYNNLAKIVFEKAIQAKKAGLITEQKRHQEHTVSLLNQALELVPDLEMTQKNLAYVQRWIKEQ, from the coding sequence ATGAAAATACTGCGCCTACTTACCTCCATTGTCTTGCTTACTGTTGCCATCGGAACACTCAACGGCTGCACTCGCCCGGGTGAAGATGAGTTCAACAAGGGGATTGAGGCGCAAAGAGACAACCAGCTGGAACAGGCTAAAGAATTGTTCCATACCGCCCTGAGCAAAGATCCCTCCCTGGCTGAAGCGCATATCAATTTAGGTTATGTCTATCTGCGGGAAAAAAATTACGACAAGGCGTGGGAGGAAACAACCGTCGGTCTGGAAAAGATCAAAGAAAGTCACAAAACCATCGTCATGGGACAGACGTGGCAGGATCAGGCGGCTCTGGCCTACAATAATTTGGCAAAGATTGTCTTTGAAAAAGCGATACAGGCGAAAAAAGCCGGTTTGATCACGGAGCAGAAACGCCATCAGGAGCACACCGTGTCGCTGCTCAATCAAGCTCTGGAACTGGTCCCTGACTTAGAGATGACGCAAAAGAATCTCGCGTATGTGCAACGCTGGATCAAGGAGCAATAG
- a CDS encoding ParB/RepB/Spo0J family partition protein, which produces MKNHADYIEDHLYELELSLLSPDPNQPRKHFDDKALQELKETICRHGVLQPVLFTLTDDGQHRLISGERRYRASKLAGLTQIPAIYKKQASLEVALIENIVRENLSPIEEAEAIQRLIDDKICRQKDLPEKLGKAKSTISEILSLNRLPEEIKNDCRSNNLVPRGILVEVAKKRKKHTMLSLYEKYKLRGLTRGEVRKVSRQPRKTSPGAALEKSIDQLMRKIELAYELGFNDDEEKLRIESQLLDLKKQIDARVKQRSKSDTQAPQQTLEFNF; this is translated from the coding sequence ATGAAGAACCACGCCGATTACATTGAAGACCACCTGTACGAACTCGAGCTGTCCCTGTTGAGTCCCGATCCAAATCAGCCCCGCAAACATTTTGACGATAAAGCGCTGCAGGAACTCAAGGAAACCATCTGCCGGCACGGGGTATTGCAACCGGTCCTCTTTACCCTGACCGATGACGGACAACACCGCCTGATCTCCGGAGAGAGGCGTTATCGGGCGTCAAAGCTTGCCGGACTGACACAGATCCCGGCAATTTATAAAAAGCAAGCCAGTCTTGAAGTCGCGTTGATTGAAAATATTGTCCGGGAAAATCTCTCGCCCATCGAAGAAGCAGAAGCCATCCAACGGCTGATTGATGATAAAATCTGTCGTCAGAAAGACCTGCCGGAAAAACTCGGCAAAGCCAAATCAACCATCAGCGAAATCCTCTCACTGAACCGTTTACCCGAAGAGATCAAAAACGACTGTCGCAGCAACAATCTGGTGCCGCGGGGGATTCTGGTTGAAGTGGCCAAGAAGCGAAAAAAACACACCATGCTGTCTTTGTATGAAAAATACAAACTACGCGGTTTGACCCGGGGTGAAGTCCGCAAGGTCTCCCGACAACCGCGCAAAACCTCTCCGGGAGCAGCACTGGAAAAATCCATTGACCAGCTCATGCGTAAAATTGAACTGGCCTATGAACTCGGTTTTAATGATGACGAAGAAAAACTCCGCATTGAGTCGCAACTTCTTGATCTGAAAAAACAGATCGACGCACGGGTTAAACAACGGAGTAAAAGCGACACACAAGCCCCCCAACAAACTCTTGAATTTAATTTTTAA
- a CDS encoding CAAX prenyl protease-related protein, whose translation MHSKTMASLQLPEFFAKCRPGLAQKAHYFQPSIGYDNIMPAFYRSTWFPYVLPFLIYLILIQAEEFLPQWHDYLYGTRVFLCAGLLWMWRKHYRVDISGAPTTIQYVYAVLTGALAFALWPLSIQQGWITLAPVQTSAYSFIVNALLLTIKLAGFAVIFPMMNELFWRSFMLRYLISADFRSVQLGRFQLFSLIGVTVLSGLAFQYGIVLAGVSLIMCLLLIWQKNLVCCIVAHSLCQILVAVYVMMNHAALF comes from the coding sequence ATGCACAGTAAAACAATGGCGAGTCTCCAGCTACCAGAGTTTTTTGCAAAATGCCGTCCGGGGCTTGCGCAAAAGGCACACTATTTTCAACCGAGTATCGGATACGACAATATTATGCCCGCTTTTTATCGCTCCACATGGTTTCCTTATGTTCTGCCCTTCTTGATCTATCTGATTTTAATTCAAGCCGAAGAGTTCCTCCCCCAATGGCACGACTACCTTTATGGTACCCGTGTCTTCTTGTGTGCCGGACTTTTATGGATGTGGCGCAAACATTATCGCGTTGATATCTCAGGAGCTCCAACCACGATTCAATATGTTTACGCCGTGCTCACCGGGGCATTGGCTTTTGCCTTATGGCCGTTATCAATTCAGCAGGGGTGGATCACACTGGCCCCGGTACAAACCTCGGCTTACTCCTTTATCGTAAACGCTCTTTTGCTGACCATTAAACTGGCTGGATTTGCCGTTATTTTTCCCATGATGAACGAGCTGTTCTGGCGCTCGTTCATGTTACGCTATCTCATCTCCGCTGATTTTCGTTCCGTACAGTTAGGCCGGTTTCAACTGTTTTCATTGATTGGTGTCACTGTTCTTTCCGGACTGGCGTTTCAATATGGTATCGTTCTGGCTGGTGTTTCATTGATCATGTGCCTATTGTTGATTTGGCAGAAAAACCTTGTCTGCTGTATAGTGGCGCACAGCTTGTGTCAAATCCTTGTTGCCGTTTATGTGATGATGAACCACGCAGCTCTTTTTTGA
- a CDS encoding NUDIX domain-containing protein encodes MDFFEIVDDDDQVIGLRPRSECHGNPDLVHRVSHVLVFNSAGNLLLQKRSLLKDVQPGKWDTSVGGHVDPGENYLQAAYREMEEELGVTGQPLKVLYPSKIRNNFESENVMTYLVVYDGKICFNRTEIDEIRFWTPSEIDQALGSGILTPNFEEEWQLWLDYSASPAP; translated from the coding sequence GTGGATTTTTTTGAGATTGTAGACGATGATGATCAGGTGATCGGATTAAGACCGAGAAGTGAATGCCATGGTAATCCCGATCTGGTTCACCGTGTTTCCCATGTCCTTGTATTCAATTCCGCAGGAAATCTGTTGCTGCAGAAACGCTCTCTGCTCAAGGATGTTCAGCCGGGGAAATGGGATACCAGTGTTGGTGGTCATGTTGATCCGGGAGAAAATTACCTCCAGGCGGCTTATCGGGAAATGGAAGAAGAGCTGGGTGTCACCGGGCAGCCGTTGAAAGTTCTGTATCCCTCGAAGATTCGCAATAATTTCGAATCGGAAAATGTCATGACATATCTTGTGGTTTATGACGGAAAAATCTGTTTTAATCGGACGGAAATCGACGAAATTCGTTTTTGGACGCCGTCAGAAATTGATCAAGCCCTGGGCAGCGGGATACTGACACCGAATTTTGAGGAGGAGTGGCAGTTGTGGCTTGATTATTCTGCCTCACCGGCACCATGA
- a CDS encoding P-II family nitrogen regulator, translated as MKKVEAIIKPFKLDEVKESLSEIGIQGITVSEVKGFGRQKGHTELYRGAEYVVDFIPKIKMEIIVSDDVVAKVIEQIAEAAKTGRIGDGKIFVTPVEEVLRIRTGETGDDAL; from the coding sequence ATGAAAAAAGTGGAAGCCATTATCAAGCCGTTCAAGCTTGATGAAGTTAAGGAATCTCTGAGTGAAATTGGGATTCAGGGGATTACCGTCAGTGAAGTCAAAGGTTTCGGTCGTCAAAAAGGACACACCGAACTGTATCGCGGCGCTGAATATGTTGTTGATTTTATCCCTAAAATCAAAATGGAAATTATTGTTTCCGACGATGTTGTTGCCAAAGTTATTGAACAAATTGCTGAAGCGGCCAAAACCGGTCGGATCGGTGATGGCAAGATTTTTGTGACACCGGTTGAAGAAGTTCTTCGTATTCGTACCGGTGAAACAGGTGATGATGCGTTATAA
- the glnA gene encoding type I glutamate--ammonia ligase: MTPKEVVQFAKENNVKMVDYKFLDFVGIWQHFSTPISEFDEDTFEEGLGFDGSSIRGWQPIHNSDMLLIPVPESAKIDPFIEAPTLSLICNIIDPITREGYTRDPRFIASKAEAYLKSTGIGDTAYFGPEPEFFIFDDVRFESTCNQSFYAVDSIEGRWNSGRDEYPNLGYKPRHKEGYFPCAPTDSMVDLRNEMVEVLQSVGMRIEASHHEVASGGQCEIDMRFDSLMNMADTLQWFKYIIKNVAVRNGKTVTFMPKPVFGDNGSGMHCHQSIWKDGVNQFAGDGYGGLSKMAMYYIGGIMKHAKALCAFTNPSTNSYKRLVPGFEAPVNLAYSNRNRSASLRIPVTNAPAAKRVEYRTPDPSCNGYLAFAAMLMAGLDGIENKIDPGQPLDKDIYGLSPEELKDIPSVAGSLEEALNALKDDHEFLLKGDVFTQDVIDTWIEYKTENEVNPVRMRPVPEEFNLYYDI, encoded by the coding sequence ATGACCCCAAAAGAAGTCGTGCAGTTTGCCAAAGAAAACAATGTGAAAATGGTTGACTACAAATTCCTCGATTTTGTCGGTATCTGGCAGCATTTCAGTACGCCGATCTCCGAGTTTGACGAGGACACGTTTGAAGAAGGTCTCGGTTTTGACGGCTCTTCAATTCGTGGCTGGCAGCCGATTCACAACAGTGACATGCTGCTGATCCCGGTTCCTGAATCAGCCAAGATCGACCCGTTCATCGAAGCTCCGACTCTGAGCCTTATCTGCAACATCATCGACCCGATCACTCGCGAAGGTTACACTCGTGACCCCCGCTTCATCGCCAGCAAAGCTGAAGCTTACCTGAAGTCTACCGGCATCGGTGACACCGCTTACTTCGGTCCCGAGCCTGAGTTCTTCATCTTTGACGATGTTCGTTTCGAGTCCACCTGCAACCAGTCTTTCTACGCTGTCGACTCCATTGAAGGTCGTTGGAACAGTGGCCGTGACGAGTACCCCAACCTGGGTTACAAGCCGCGCCACAAAGAAGGTTACTTCCCTTGCGCACCGACCGACTCCATGGTTGACCTGCGCAACGAGATGGTTGAAGTGCTGCAAAGCGTCGGCATGCGCATCGAAGCGTCTCACCATGAGGTTGCTTCCGGTGGTCAGTGCGAAATCGACATGCGTTTTGATTCCCTGATGAACATGGCTGACACCCTGCAATGGTTCAAGTACATTATTAAGAACGTTGCCGTACGTAATGGTAAAACAGTTACTTTTATGCCGAAGCCTGTTTTCGGTGACAACGGTTCCGGTATGCACTGCCACCAGTCTATCTGGAAAGACGGTGTTAACCAGTTTGCCGGCGACGGCTACGGCGGTCTGTCCAAAATGGCCATGTACTACATCGGTGGTATCATGAAGCACGCCAAGGCTCTGTGTGCCTTCACCAACCCCAGCACCAACTCTTACAAGCGTTTGGTTCCTGGTTTTGAAGCTCCGGTTAACCTGGCGTACTCCAACCGTAACCGTTCCGCTTCCCTGCGTATCCCGGTCACCAACGCTCCTGCTGCCAAGCGCGTTGAGTACCGTACGCCTGACCCCTCCTGCAACGGCTACCTGGCTTTCGCTGCCATGCTGATGGCAGGTCTGGACGGTATCGAGAACAAAATCGATCCGGGTCAGCCTCTTGACAAGGACATCTACGGTCTGTCTCCTGAGGAGCTCAAAGACATCCCGAGTGTTGCCGGTTCTCTCGAAGAGGCACTCAACGCTCTTAAAGATGATCACGAATTCCTGCTCAAAGGTGACGTTTTCACTCAAGACGTTATCGATACCTGGATCGAGTACAAAACTGAGAACGAGGTTAACCCCGTTCGCATGCGTCCGGTTCCTGAGGAATTCAACCTCTACTACGACATCTAA